The following coding sequences are from one Rhipicephalus microplus isolate Deutch F79 chromosome 3, USDA_Rmic, whole genome shotgun sequence window:
- the LOC142802977 gene encoding uncharacterized protein LOC142802977 — MESSSRAATAADAGRGTASPLVPKDYRIILPSLPSGEAMRRAVALHCDVSGRPYRIDDFRKPLKDLGVIQQVSGIGAYQMSHVWLLNMKTVEAKKALTDAGVIRVKDRVCLVIDPTRQEVKMKLHWLAFDVTKDAIRRAFYEYGDVKEVTDDRWRVEDFEGVESTTRVVRMQLRDGVSVDQLPHQVRIGSSTALVVVPGRPPLCLRCRSTGHMRRDCKVPRCSECHSFGHEQDECNRSYARAAGRRPETKQSELLMDEEESEQASLPATPQKQTTSDDTPVLGKSKKKQTQLYRLAMDQDLDIIAVQETKVESVDATESLLQRFTGRYTASI; from the exons ATGGAAAGCTCATCCCGAGCAGCGACAGCGGCCGACGCCGGCCGCGGTACAGCGTCTCCTCTCGTTCCAAAGGACTACAGGATTATTCTGCCTTCGTTGCCATCAGGTGAAGCGATGCGTCGAGCAGTAGCTCTACACTGCGACGTCAGCGGCCGACCGTACcgcatcgacgacttcaggaaacctctcaaagatttaggcgtcatacagcaagtaagtggcatcggagcatatcagatgtcgcacgtgtggCTATTGAACATGAAGACCGTGGAAGCAAAGAAAGCGCTGACAGACGCAGGCGTTATCAGAGTTAAAGACCGGGTATGTCTCGTCATTGACCCGACGCGGCAAGAAGTTAAAATGAAATTGCACTGGCTAGCGTTCGATGTTACAAAAGACGCTATTCGACGTGCCTTCTATGAATACGGCGACGTCAAGGAGGTGACCGATGACCGATGGAGAGTCGAGGATTTTGAAGGAGTTGAATCGACCACTCGAGTAGTACGCATGCAACTACGAGATGGCGTTTCTGTGGATCAACTGCCCCATCAGGTGCGTATTGGCAGCAGTACGGCACTGGTCGTGGTGCCGGGAAGACCGCCTTTGTGCTTGCGGTGCCGAAGCACAGGGCATATGCGACGCGATTGTAAGGTCCCAAGGTGCAGCGAATGCCACTCTTTCGGTCATGAGCAGGATGAGTGTAACCGTTCATACGCACGAGCTGCAGGGCGACGACCAGAGACTAAACAGAGTGAACTTCTCATGGATGAGGAGGAATCTGAACAAGCGTCTTTGCCTGCGACACcacagaagcagacgacatcGGATGACACGCCGGTGCTggggaaaagcaa GAAGAAACAGACTCAGCTCTACAGACTAGCCATGGACCAAGACCTGGACATTATTGCAGTTCAGGAAACCAAAGTGGAGAGCGTGGACGCCACCGAGAGcctactgcaacgtttcaccggacgctacaccgCCAGC atatga